A portion of the Rhodopseudomonas sp. BAL398 genome contains these proteins:
- a CDS encoding IclR family transcriptional regulator has translation MGRRSERLSKQGMIASDLAGVGDVIQVVSRAFDVLRCFEGHEARLGNLEISNRCGLPRSTVSRLTHTLTRMGQLVYLPCDQKYRIGPSAVAMSTSIVQGLQLRNLIRSRLEEVAGQIPGTVGFLIPDRFHMVYLEYARAPHALGLHSVTGSRIAMARTAAGNAYTAALDEDVASGMLAEMQRENPGDAAILRERIDANRAMLRERGYVTTCGVWSPHISGIAMPIWSPQYQTYVVVNIGLLSAMYSEARMFDEVAPALLELGGIIGALVQNGEPIPAPIAQDIRPASIPNKNNNTEDTHDLEAGTGRTRPARILRAADGRR, from the coding sequence ATGGGACGACGCTCCGAACGGCTCAGCAAGCAAGGAATGATCGCCAGCGATCTCGCCGGCGTTGGCGATGTGATTCAGGTGGTGTCGCGCGCGTTCGACGTGCTGCGCTGCTTCGAGGGCCACGAGGCGCGGCTCGGCAATCTGGAAATCTCCAACCGTTGCGGGCTGCCGCGCTCGACGGTGTCGCGGCTCACCCATACGCTGACCCGGATGGGGCAGCTGGTGTATCTGCCGTGCGATCAGAAATATCGCATCGGCCCCAGCGCCGTGGCGATGAGCACCTCGATCGTGCAGGGACTGCAATTGCGCAATCTGATCCGGTCGCGACTGGAGGAGGTCGCCGGGCAGATTCCCGGCACTGTCGGCTTTCTGATCCCGGATCGGTTCCACATGGTCTATCTGGAATATGCCCGCGCGCCGCACGCGCTGGGCCTGCATTCGGTCACCGGCAGCCGGATCGCGATGGCGCGCACCGCCGCCGGCAACGCCTATACGGCGGCGCTCGACGAGGATGTCGCCAGCGGCATGCTGGCCGAAATGCAGCGGGAGAATCCCGGCGACGCCGCGATTCTGCGCGAGCGGATCGACGCCAACCGCGCGATGCTGCGCGAGCGCGGCTACGTCACCACCTGCGGGGTGTGGAGCCCGCATATCAGCGGCATCGCGATGCCGATCTGGTCGCCGCAATATCAGACCTATGTGGTGGTCAATATCGGCCTGCTGTCGGCGATGTATAGCGAGGCGCGGATGTTCGACGAGGTCGCGCCGGCGCTGCTGGAGCTCGGCGGCATCATCGGCGCTCTGGTGCAGAACGGCGAGCCGATCCCAGCCCCCATCGCCCAGGACATTCGCCCGGCTTCGATCCCAAATAAAAATAACAACACGGAGGATACGCATGACCTGGAAGCCGGAACTGGACGAACTCGCCCGGCGCGAATCCTTCGCGCGGCGGATGGGCGGCGCTGA
- a CDS encoding acetate--CoA ligase family protein: MSRLKAALDPQSVAIIGASDNPNKVGGRPVHYLDKFGFKGKIFPINPSRPEVQGHKCYPSLADLPEAPEMVIVAVAGDNAIGAVEDCAAAGVKIAVVMASGFGEVDAVEGKAKERRMVEVAHKAGMRIVGPNSQGLANFGTGAIASFSTMFMDMDRASGHVAMLSQSGALSTVPVGFLRQKGIGVRHTHATGNDSDITVGELACAVAEDSEVKLMLLYLESIPDKKYLEELAAIALDRDLPIVALKSGRTEAGKQAAQSHTGALANEDRVVDAFLADHGIWRAQDMRGLVEATELYLKGWKPQGRRLVAISNSGAVCVMTADAATSVGMPMAQLAPATDQKLKAILPSFATTTNPIDLTAALLSNSRLFGDILPVIAEDPAADAFLIGVPVAGPGYDVEAFARDSAAFARQTGKPLVVAATQPSVARQFAAEGASVFPTEVEAVTALHQFLAHRELMARTMARRASRDPADPLLPVPATTTMLNEADSLALLAARGIAVVAHRLCRSRAEAIAAFETIGGPVVVKGCSADIAHKSELGLVRLGIKTREEAGEIYAQMEAIIRKQNAAFDGVIIAAMAGGRREVMIGAHRDPVFGPTVVVGDGGKYVEIFADTKLLLPPFTTSDVRDALATLRIAPLLSGVRGEEPMDIDALCDAVVRIGNLMRDPEAGVMSIDLNPVMLNSAGQGCVVVDAVVFKAA, encoded by the coding sequence ATGAGCCGTCTGAAGGCCGCACTCGATCCGCAATCCGTCGCCATCATCGGCGCCTCGGACAATCCCAACAAGGTCGGCGGCCGTCCGGTGCACTATCTCGACAAATTCGGCTTCAAGGGCAAGATCTTCCCGATCAATCCGTCGCGGCCCGAGGTGCAGGGCCACAAATGCTACCCGAGTCTGGCCGATCTGCCCGAGGCCCCCGAGATGGTGATCGTCGCGGTGGCGGGCGACAACGCCATCGGCGCGGTCGAGGATTGCGCCGCCGCCGGCGTCAAGATCGCCGTGGTGATGGCGTCGGGCTTCGGCGAGGTCGACGCCGTCGAAGGCAAGGCCAAGGAACGCCGCATGGTCGAGGTGGCGCACAAAGCCGGGATGCGGATCGTCGGTCCGAATTCGCAGGGCCTCGCCAATTTCGGTACCGGCGCCATCGCCTCGTTCTCCACCATGTTCATGGACATGGATCGCGCCTCCGGCCACGTCGCGATGCTGAGCCAGTCCGGCGCGCTGTCGACCGTGCCGGTCGGCTTCCTGCGGCAGAAGGGCATCGGCGTCCGCCATACCCACGCCACCGGCAATGATTCCGATATCACCGTCGGCGAGCTGGCCTGCGCGGTCGCCGAGGATTCCGAAGTCAAGCTGATGCTGCTCTATCTGGAGAGCATCCCGGACAAGAAATATCTGGAAGAACTCGCCGCCATCGCGCTGGATCGCGACCTGCCGATCGTGGCGCTGAAATCCGGCCGCACCGAGGCCGGCAAGCAGGCCGCGCAGTCGCACACCGGCGCGCTCGCCAATGAGGACCGCGTGGTCGATGCGTTCCTGGCCGATCACGGCATCTGGCGCGCGCAGGATATGCGCGGCCTGGTGGAGGCCACCGAGCTCTATCTGAAGGGCTGGAAGCCGCAGGGGCGCCGGCTGGTGGCGATCAGCAATTCCGGCGCGGTCTGCGTGATGACGGCGGATGCCGCCACCAGTGTCGGAATGCCGATGGCGCAACTGGCGCCGGCCACCGACCAGAAGCTGAAAGCCATTCTGCCGAGCTTTGCCACCACCACCAATCCGATCGATCTCACCGCGGCGCTGTTGTCGAATAGCCGGCTGTTCGGCGACATCCTGCCGGTGATCGCCGAGGACCCCGCGGCCGATGCGTTCCTGATCGGCGTGCCGGTCGCCGGCCCCGGCTATGACGTCGAGGCTTTCGCCCGCGATTCCGCCGCCTTCGCCAGGCAGACCGGCAAGCCGCTGGTGGTGGCGGCGACCCAGCCCAGCGTCGCCAGGCAATTCGCCGCCGAAGGCGCCTCGGTGTTTCCCACCGAGGTCGAGGCGGTGACGGCGCTGCATCAGTTCCTGGCGCATCGCGAATTGATGGCGCGCACCATGGCGCGCCGCGCGAGCCGCGATCCGGCCGATCCGCTGCTGCCGGTTCCGGCCACCACCACGATGCTGAACGAGGCCGATAGTCTGGCGCTGCTGGCGGCGCGCGGCATTGCGGTGGTGGCGCATCGGCTGTGCCGCTCGCGCGCCGAGGCGATCGCCGCCTTCGAGACCATCGGCGGCCCGGTCGTGGTGAAGGGCTGCTCGGCCGACATCGCGCATAAATCCGAACTTGGCCTGGTCAGGCTCGGGATCAAGACAAGGGAGGAGGCCGGCGAGATCTACGCCCAGATGGAGGCCATCATCCGCAAGCAGAATGCGGCATTCGACGGCGTCATCATCGCCGCGATGGCCGGCGGCCGCCGCGAAGTGATGATCGGCGCGCATCGCGACCCGGTGTTCGGCCCGACCGTGGTGGTCGGCGATGGCGGCAAATATGTCGAGATCTTCGCCGATACCAAATTGCTGCTGCCGCCCTTCACCACCAGTGACGTCCGCGACGCGCTGGCGACCTTGCGCATCGCGCCGCTCTTGTCGGGCGTGCGCGGCGAGGAGCCGATGGACATCGACGCGCTGTGCGACGCCGTGGTCCGGATCGGCAATCTGATGCGCGATCCCGAGGCCGGCGTGATGAGCATCGACCTCAACCCGGTGATGCTGAACTCGGCCGGCCAAGGCTGCGTCGTCGTCGACGCCGTGGTGTTCAAGGCCGCCTGA
- a CDS encoding acetyl-CoA acetyltransferase produces the protein MSASIVGWAHTPFGKFDAETVEGMIVKVANEAIADAGIAASDVDEIVLGHFNAGFSPQDFTAALVLQADPALRFKPATRVENACATGSAAVHQGIRAIEAGAAKIVLVVGVEQMTRTPGPEIGKNLLRASYLVEDGDTPAGFAGVFGIIAQKYFQKYGDQSDALAMIAAKNHHNGVSNPYAQMRKDFGYEFCRAEGEKNPFVAGPLKRTDCSLVSDGAAALVLTDAETAKSMGKAVNIKATAHAQDFLPMSKRDILQFEGCTVAWQRALDKAGVTLNDLSFVETHDCFTIAELIEYEAMGLTPKGQGARAIKEGWTQKDGKLPINPSGGLKAKGHPIGATGVSMHVLSAMQLLGQAPEGIQIKDAKLAGIFNMGGAAVANYVSVLEPAK, from the coding sequence ATGAGTGCCAGCATCGTTGGATGGGCCCATACACCGTTCGGCAAATTCGACGCCGAGACCGTCGAGGGAATGATCGTCAAGGTCGCCAATGAGGCGATCGCCGATGCCGGCATTGCGGCATCCGATGTCGACGAGATCGTGCTCGGGCATTTCAACGCCGGCTTCTCGCCGCAGGATTTCACCGCCGCCTTGGTGCTGCAGGCCGATCCGGCGCTGCGCTTCAAGCCGGCCACCCGGGTCGAGAACGCCTGCGCCACCGGCTCGGCCGCGGTGCATCAGGGCATCCGCGCCATCGAGGCGGGGGCCGCGAAGATCGTGCTGGTGGTCGGCGTCGAGCAGATGACGCGCACGCCGGGGCCGGAGATCGGCAAGAACCTGCTGCGCGCCTCTTACCTCGTCGAGGACGGCGATACGCCGGCCGGCTTCGCCGGGGTGTTCGGCATCATCGCCCAAAAATATTTCCAGAAATATGGCGACCAGTCCGACGCTTTGGCGATGATCGCCGCCAAGAACCATCATAATGGCGTGTCCAACCCCTATGCGCAGATGCGCAAGGATTTCGGCTACGAGTTCTGCCGCGCCGAGGGCGAGAAGAATCCCTTCGTCGCCGGTCCCTTGAAGCGCACCGATTGCTCGCTGGTGTCGGACGGCGCCGCCGCGCTGGTGCTGACCGATGCCGAGACCGCGAAGTCGATGGGCAAGGCGGTGAATATCAAGGCCACCGCCCATGCGCAGGATTTCCTGCCGATGTCGAAGCGCGACATTCTGCAATTCGAAGGCTGCACCGTGGCCTGGCAGCGCGCGCTGGACAAGGCCGGCGTCACGCTGAACGATCTGTCCTTTGTCGAGACCCATGATTGCTTCACCATCGCCGAGCTGATCGAATATGAGGCGATGGGCCTGACCCCGAAGGGGCAGGGCGCCCGCGCCATCAAGGAAGGCTGGACCCAGAAGGACGGCAAGCTGCCGATCAACCCGTCCGGCGGCCTCAAGGCCAAGGGCCATCCGATCGGCGCCACCGGCGTCTCGATGCATGTGCTGAGCGCGATGCAACTGCTGGGACAGGCGCCCGAAGGCATCCAGATCAAGGACGCCAAGCTCGCCGGCATCTTCAACATGGGCGGCGCCGCGGTCGCCAATTATGTCTCGGTGCTCGAGCCCGCGAAGTAA
- a CDS encoding acyl-CoA carboxylase subunit beta, giving the protein MTWKPELDELARRESFARRMGGADKVKRQHDQGRLTVRERIDGLVDPDSFHEIGAVSGIAEYNDNGELTELTPANCVFGRGAIDGRTVVVVGDDFTVRGGSADASISAKPLMAEEMAHDFRLPIIRVIEGSGGGGSVKTIETKGASNLPGGVGGTRWYAYTTANMARVPVVGLGLGSVAGLGAARLAASHYSVMTKSSAMFVAGPPVVARLGQDLTKQELGGAEIQTRAGGVDHAVDTEEEAFACARRFLSYLPSSVHELPPTLPCDDDPNRADDKLIKAVPRSRRQVYKMRPIIDSVVDKDSFFEMGANFGRSVITGFARLQGRAVALLASDPYHYGGSWTAEACQKVVRFVDLAETFHLPVVYLMDCPGFMIGLEAEKAATIRHGVRAMAAVNQSTVPWCTIIVRNCFGVAGVVHQPANRFSMRYAWPSAYWGSLPLEGGIEAAYRADIAEAADPDAKLKEIEARLNKLRSPFRSAERFWVEEIIDPRKTRSLLCEFARLAEPLRTPGEARMAIRP; this is encoded by the coding sequence ATGACCTGGAAGCCGGAACTGGACGAACTCGCCCGGCGCGAATCCTTCGCGCGGCGGATGGGCGGCGCTGACAAGGTCAAGCGCCAGCACGACCAGGGCCGGCTCACCGTCCGTGAGCGGATCGACGGTCTGGTCGATCCAGACAGCTTCCACGAAATCGGCGCGGTCTCCGGCATCGCCGAATACAATGACAATGGCGAACTCACCGAACTGACGCCGGCGAATTGCGTGTTCGGCCGCGGCGCGATCGACGGCCGCACCGTGGTGGTGGTCGGCGACGATTTCACCGTGCGCGGCGGCTCCGCCGACGCCTCGATCTCGGCCAAGCCGCTGATGGCCGAGGAAATGGCGCATGATTTCCGGCTGCCGATCATCCGGGTGATCGAGGGCTCGGGCGGCGGCGGCTCGGTCAAGACCATCGAGACCAAGGGCGCGTCGAATCTGCCGGGCGGCGTCGGCGGCACCCGCTGGTACGCCTACACGACCGCCAACATGGCCCGCGTGCCGGTGGTCGGGCTCGGGCTGGGCTCGGTCGCGGGGCTGGGAGCGGCGCGGCTTGCCGCCAGCCATTATTCGGTGATGACCAAGAGTTCGGCGATGTTCGTCGCCGGCCCGCCGGTGGTGGCGCGGCTCGGACAGGATCTCACCAAACAGGAGCTCGGCGGCGCCGAGATCCAGACCCGCGCCGGCGGTGTCGACCATGCGGTCGACACCGAGGAGGAGGCGTTCGCCTGCGCCCGCCGGTTCCTGTCCTATCTGCCGTCGTCGGTACACGAATTGCCGCCGACGCTGCCCTGCGACGACGATCCGAACCGCGCCGACGACAAGCTGATCAAGGCGGTGCCGCGTAGTCGTCGCCAAGTCTACAAGATGCGCCCGATCATCGACAGCGTGGTCGACAAGGACTCGTTCTTCGAGATGGGCGCCAATTTCGGCCGCTCGGTGATCACCGGCTTTGCCCGGCTGCAGGGCCGGGCGGTGGCGCTGCTGGCCAGCGATCCCTATCATTATGGCGGCTCCTGGACCGCCGAGGCGTGCCAGAAGGTGGTGCGCTTCGTTGACCTCGCCGAGACCTTTCATCTGCCGGTGGTCTATCTGATGGATTGTCCGGGGTTCATGATCGGTTTGGAAGCCGAGAAGGCCGCGACCATCCGCCATGGCGTGCGGGCGATGGCGGCGGTCAATCAGTCGACCGTGCCGTGGTGCACCATCATCGTGCGCAATTGCTTCGGCGTCGCCGGCGTGGTGCATCAGCCCGCCAACCGCTTCTCGATGCGCTATGCCTGGCCCTCGGCCTATTGGGGCTCGCTGCCGCTCGAAGGCGGCATCGAGGCGGCGTATCGCGCCGACATCGCCGAGGCCGCCGATCCCGACGCCAAGCTGAAGGAAATCGAGGCCCGCCTCAACAAGCTGCGCTCGCCGTTCCGCTCCGCCGAACGGTTCTGGGTCGAGGAGATCATCGACCCGCGCAAGACGCGCTCGCTGCTGTGCGAATTCGCCCGGCTAGCCGAACCGCTCCGCACCCCCGGCGAGGCCCGGATGGCGATCCGGCCGTAA
- a CDS encoding thiolase family protein has product MSFITGVGLTAFGKLDGCTTLSLMRDAAELAIADAGLQRGDIDGLLCGYSTTMPHIMLATVFAEHFGIQPAYCHAVQVGGATGMAMAMLAHQLVEAGAARHVLVVGGENRLSGQSRDASVQALAQVGHPLYEVPLGPTIPAYYGLVASRYMHQHGVTQQDLAELAVLMRAHAATHPGAQFRDPISVADVMASKPVALPLKLLDCCPVSDGGAALIVSREPTSERRVKVRGCAQAHTHQHVTAMPADGPSGAELAIARAKSASGVAISDVNYAAVYDSFTITLLMLLEDLGLAPRGEAAAQARAGHFGQHGAMPLNTHGGLLSYGHCGVGGAMAHLVETHLQMTGRAGNRQVRDASLALLHGDGGVLSSHVSMFLERLR; this is encoded by the coding sequence ATGAGCTTCATCACCGGCGTCGGCCTCACCGCCTTCGGCAAGCTCGACGGCTGCACCACGCTGTCCTTGATGCGCGACGCGGCCGAACTGGCGATCGCGGATGCCGGCTTGCAGCGCGGCGACATTGACGGGCTGCTCTGCGGCTATTCCACCACGATGCCGCATATCATGCTGGCGACAGTGTTCGCCGAGCATTTCGGCATTCAGCCGGCCTATTGCCACGCCGTGCAGGTCGGCGGCGCCACCGGCATGGCGATGGCGATGCTGGCGCATCAGCTGGTCGAGGCCGGCGCGGCGCGCCATGTGCTGGTGGTCGGCGGCGAAAACCGCCTCAGCGGCCAGAGCCGCGACGCCTCGGTGCAGGCGTTGGCGCAGGTCGGCCACCCGCTCTACGAAGTCCCGCTGGGGCCGACGATCCCGGCCTATTACGGCCTGGTCGCCTCGCGCTACATGCACCAACATGGCGTGACGCAGCAAGACCTCGCCGAACTCGCGGTGCTGATGCGCGCCCATGCGGCGACCCATCCGGGCGCGCAGTTTCGCGATCCGATCAGCGTCGCCGATGTGATGGCGTCGAAGCCGGTCGCGCTGCCGTTGAAGCTGCTGGATTGCTGCCCGGTGTCGGATGGCGGCGCGGCGCTGATCGTCAGCCGCGAGCCGACCAGCGAGCGTCGCGTCAAGGTGCGCGGCTGCGCTCAGGCCCATACCCATCAGCACGTCACCGCGATGCCGGCGGATGGCCCGTCGGGCGCGGAACTCGCTATCGCGCGCGCCAAATCGGCCAGCGGCGTTGCGATCAGCGATGTGAATTATGCGGCGGTCTATGACAGCTTCACCATCACGCTGCTGATGCTGCTGGAAGACCTTGGCCTGGCGCCGCGCGGCGAGGCGGCGGCGCAGGCGCGGGCCGGGCATTTCGGTCAGCACGGCGCGATGCCGCTCAATACCCATGGCGGCCTGCTCAGCTACGGCCATTGCGGCGTCGGCGGCGCGATGGCGCATCTGGTCGAAACCCATCTGCAGATGACCGGCCGCGCCGGCAATCGCCAGGTCCGCGACGCCTCGCTGGCGCTGCTGCATGGCGATGGCGGCGTGTTGTCGTCGCATGTCAGCATGTTTCTGGAGCGGCTGCGATGA
- a CDS encoding acetyl-CoA carboxylase biotin carboxyl carrier protein subunit, whose product MPDIKIITEVAGRICALPVAVGDGVGEGDDIVFVEAMKMEIPVAAPADGTLKSLHVSLDDVVAEGQLVAIVAT is encoded by the coding sequence ATGCCCGACATCAAAATCATCACCGAAGTGGCCGGACGAATCTGCGCCTTGCCCGTGGCGGTCGGCGACGGCGTCGGCGAAGGCGACGACATCGTCTTCGTCGAAGCCATGAAGATGGAAATCCCGGTCGCGGCACCAGCCGACGGAACCCTGAAATCGCTCCATGTCAGCCTCGACGACGTCGTCGCCGAAGGCCAGCTGGTGGCGATCGTCGCGACCTGA
- a CDS encoding class I adenylate-forming enzyme family protein — MNVADWLAASARLRPEAPALLSGTRVEADYATFAARAAAFGAALARDYAIAPGDRVALFMTNCTQYLECLYGIWWAGAVAIPINAKLHGREAAWICRDADARLALIGDDTVEALTEAAGDLPPLLRSLSVDGAEYRRLRDGTGDAAPVARADHDLAWLFYTSGTTGRPKGVMLSHGNLVAMSLCYLADVDQVSSDDAALYAAPLSHGAGLYNFIHIRCGARHVVPESGGFDPDEVLDLGKQLRNVAMFAAPTMVRRLVDAAKKRGESGDGIRTIVYGGGPMYLADIRGAIAVMGQRFVQIYGQGESPMTITSLQREWHGAVDHPRYLERLASVGTAQSAISVRITDADGKPLPAGETGEIEARGPTVMLGYWNNPSANAETLKDGWLRTGDVGRLDNDGFLTLSDRSKDVIISGGTNIYPREVEEALLTHPDIREVSAIGVADPEWGETVVACVVLEDGAARSDAALDAHCLNAIARFKRPKRYIYLDQLPKNNYGKVLKTELRKMLKE, encoded by the coding sequence ATGAATGTGGCGGACTGGCTGGCGGCGTCCGCGCGGCTGCGACCCGAGGCGCCGGCGCTGCTGAGCGGCACCCGGGTCGAGGCCGACTACGCGACATTCGCGGCCCGCGCGGCCGCCTTCGGCGCGGCGCTGGCGCGCGATTATGCGATCGCGCCGGGCGACCGTGTCGCGCTGTTCATGACCAATTGCACGCAATATCTCGAATGCCTTTACGGCATCTGGTGGGCCGGCGCGGTGGCGATCCCGATCAACGCCAAGCTGCACGGCCGCGAGGCCGCCTGGATCTGCCGCGACGCCGACGCCAGGCTGGCGCTGATTGGCGACGACACCGTCGAGGCCCTGACGGAAGCGGCCGGCGATCTGCCGCCGCTATTGCGCTCGCTGTCGGTCGACGGCGCGGAGTATCGCCGGCTGCGCGACGGCACCGGCGACGCGGCGCCGGTGGCGCGCGCCGACCATGACCTCGCCTGGCTGTTCTACACTTCGGGCACCACCGGGCGGCCCAAGGGCGTGATGCTGAGCCACGGCAATCTGGTGGCGATGTCGCTGTGCTATCTGGCCGATGTCGATCAGGTGTCGTCCGACGACGCCGCGCTCTATGCCGCGCCGCTGTCGCATGGCGCCGGGCTGTATAATTTCATTCACATCCGCTGCGGCGCCCGCCATGTGGTGCCGGAAAGCGGCGGCTTCGATCCCGATGAAGTGCTGGATCTCGGCAAGCAGCTGCGCAACGTCGCGATGTTCGCGGCTCCAACCATGGTGCGGCGGCTGGTCGACGCCGCCAAAAAGCGCGGCGAGAGCGGCGACGGCATCCGCACCATCGTCTATGGCGGCGGCCCGATGTATCTGGCCGATATCCGCGGCGCGATCGCCGTGATGGGCCAGCGCTTCGTGCAGATCTACGGCCAGGGCGAGTCGCCGATGACCATCACCTCGCTGCAACGCGAATGGCACGGCGCCGTCGATCATCCGCGCTATCTCGAACGCCTGGCCTCGGTCGGCACCGCGCAAAGCGCGATCTCGGTGCGGATCACCGATGCCGACGGCAAGCCTTTGCCGGCCGGCGAGACCGGCGAGATCGAGGCCCGGGGCCCGACCGTGATGCTGGGCTATTGGAACAATCCCAGCGCCAATGCCGAGACGCTGAAGGACGGCTGGCTGCGCACCGGCGATGTCGGCCGGCTCGACAATGACGGCTTCCTGACGCTGTCGGATCGCTCCAAGGACGTGATCATTTCCGGCGGCACCAATATCTATCCGCGCGAGGTCGAGGAGGCGCTGCTCACGCACCCCGATATCCGCGAGGTCTCGGCGATCGGCGTTGCCGATCCGGAATGGGGCGAGACCGTGGTGGCCTGCGTCGTGCTCGAAGACGGCGCGGCGCGGAGCGACGCCGCGCTCGACGCCCATTGCCTCAACGCGATCGCCCGCTTCAAGCGACCCAAGCGCTACATCTATCTCGATCAACTGCCGAAGAACAATTATGGCAAAGTGCTGAAAACCGAGCTGCGCAAAATGCTGAAGGAGTAG
- a CDS encoding Zn-ribbon domain-containing OB-fold protein, with amino-acid sequence MSDANATKDWTGGAEAILYQQCKACGAKQYFRRDFCAACGGNDLALQQASGAGVVHAATLVCRAATPEAREYLPFALLLIDAAEGFRMMAHGANDLAIGDRVTARFARFTGRLVPYFERTTS; translated from the coding sequence ATGAGCGACGCCAACGCAACGAAAGACTGGACCGGGGGCGCCGAGGCGATCCTCTATCAGCAATGCAAGGCCTGCGGCGCCAAACAATATTTCCGCCGCGATTTCTGCGCGGCCTGCGGCGGCAATGATCTGGCCTTGCAGCAGGCCAGCGGCGCGGGCGTGGTCCATGCCGCCACTTTGGTCTGTCGCGCCGCGACGCCGGAGGCGCGCGAATATCTGCCGTTCGCGCTTCTGCTGATCGATGCCGCCGAAGGCTTTCGGATGATGGCGCATGGCGCCAATGATCTTGCTATCGGCGACCGGGTGACCGCGCGCTTTGCACGCTTCACCGGCCGCCTCGTTCCCTATTTCGAAAGGACCACCTCATGA